In Vulpes lagopus strain Blue_001 chromosome 1, ASM1834538v1, whole genome shotgun sequence, a genomic segment contains:
- the LOC121471257 gene encoding quinone oxidoreductase-like protein 2 has translation MAAAAWGRRLPRAWLRSCGPDRPRAPRPAGAPPVTRPSLCCRSAGPGRGRHYRAALCVEPKQPLAVEEVGPRPVRPHEVRVDVHFCGVNFADILVCRGQYQEKPQLPFTPGMEFSGIVLETGADVSTVKKGDRVIGVSGFNGMAEECIIDQKTLWQIPEGVSLREAATLPVSYGTALLALEHRACTQPGETVLVTAAAGATGLAVIDVATNILQAKVIAAVGSDEKCQLVMQKGAQSVVNYSQGGLKEAVRKLVGSVGVNVVIDTVGGDVFLEALRSLAWEGRIVVVGFAGGTIASVPANLLLLKNVSAMGLYWSRYKEQNFPIFSRTLSSVLQYCQQGRIQPHIGAVFKLEKVNDAFLHVIQRKSTGKVLISLK, from the exons ATGGCGGCGGCGGCTTGGGGCCGGCGCCTCCCTCGGGCGTGGCTCCGCAGCTGCGGCCCCGACCGCCCCCGAGCCCCAAGGCCGGCCGGGGCTCCCCCAGTGACGCGCCCCTCGCTGTGTTGCAGGAGCGCGGGCCCGGGCCGCGGCCGTCACTACCGCGCCGCACTGTGCGTGGAGCCCAAGCAGCCCCTGGCCGTCGAGGAGGTGGGCCCCCGGCCTGTCCGGCCTCACGAG GTCAGGGTTGATGTCCATTTCTGTGGAGTTAATTTTGCTGATATTTTGGTCTGCCGTGGTCAGTATCAGGAAAAACCCCAACTTCCTTTCACACCTG GAATGGAGTTTTCTGGGATTGTATTGGAGACAGGCGCAGATGTCAGCACAGTGAAAAAG GGAGATCGAGTTATTGGCGTGAGTGGCTTTAATGGTATGGCTGAAGAATGCATCATTGACCAAAAG ACACTGTGGCAGATTCCAGAAGGAGTCTCCCTCCGAGAAGCCGCTACCCTGCCTGTATCCTATGGCACTGCTCTTTTGGCTCTGGAGCATCGGGCATGCACTCAGCCTGG AGAAACTGTTTTAGTGACGGCAGCTGCTGGAGCCACTGGCCTTGCAGTGATTGATGTGGCAACGAATATTCTTCAGGCTAAG GTGATAGCTGCTGTCGGAAGTGACGAGAAGTGCCAGCTTGTGATGCAGAAGGGCGCGCAATCCGTCGTGAACTATAGTCAGGGCGGCCTGAAGGAGGCTGTGAGGAAGCTGGTGGGCAGTGTTGGGGTGAATGTGGTCATCGACACAGTGGGAGGAGATGTCTTCCTGGAGGCACTCCGCAG CCTGGCGTGGGAGGGCAGGATCGTGGTGGTGGGTTTTGCTGGAGGAACCATTGCTTCTGTGCCCGCCAACCTTCTGCTCCTGAAGAATGTCTCAGCCATGGGTCTGTACTGGAGCCGATACAAAGAGCAGAACTTTCCCATCTTCTCCAGAACCCTGTCCTCGGTTCTTCAGTACTGCCAGCAAGGGCGCATCCAGCCACACATCGGAGCAGTTTTTAAGCTGGAGAAG gtcAATGATGCCTTCCTTCATGTGATACAGCGCAAATCCACGGGCAAGGTGCTTATCTCCCTTAAATGA